One Curtobacterium sp. MCLR17_032 genomic window carries:
- a CDS encoding response regulator transcription factor: MTKILIVDDEPALSEPLEFLLQREGYETAVAADGVTALSKFDSENPDLVLLDLMLPGLSGTEVCRQIRTRSNVPIIMLTAKDSEVDIVVGLELGADDYVTKPYSTRELLARIRAVLRRRTEDDPGDMGILQVGGIRMDVERHTVSVDGSETPMPLKEFELLELLLRNAGRVLTRGQLIDRVWGSDYFGDTKTLDVHIKRIRSKIERVPSTPEVLVTVRGLGYRIEA; the protein is encoded by the coding sequence GTGACCAAGATCCTCATCGTCGACGACGAGCCGGCCCTGAGCGAGCCCCTGGAGTTCCTGCTGCAGCGAGAGGGCTACGAGACCGCCGTCGCGGCCGACGGGGTCACCGCCCTGTCGAAGTTCGACTCCGAGAACCCGGACCTCGTCCTGCTCGACCTCATGCTGCCCGGGCTCTCCGGCACCGAGGTCTGCAGGCAGATCCGCACCCGCTCCAACGTGCCGATCATCATGCTCACCGCGAAGGACTCCGAGGTGGACATCGTCGTCGGGCTGGAACTCGGTGCCGACGACTACGTGACGAAGCCGTACTCGACGCGCGAGCTGCTGGCCCGCATCCGTGCCGTGCTCCGTCGCCGGACCGAGGACGACCCGGGCGACATGGGCATCCTGCAGGTCGGCGGGATCCGGATGGACGTCGAGCGCCACACCGTGAGCGTCGACGGCTCCGAGACGCCGATGCCGCTCAAGGAGTTCGAGCTGCTCGAGCTGCTGCTCCGCAACGCCGGTCGTGTGCTCACCCGTGGGCAGCTCATCGACCGGGTCTGGGGGTCGGACTACTTCGGCGACACCAAGACGCTGGACGTGCACATCAAGCGGATCCGCTCGAAGATCGAGCGCGTTCCGAGCACGCCGGAGGTGCTGGTCACCGTCCGCGGGCTCGGGTACCGCATCGAGGCGTAG
- the phoU gene encoding phosphate signaling complex protein PhoU has translation MREVFQQELQDVQERLTEIAGLVESAITRATEAFSESDVSLAEEVIADDAKIDAAASALDEVAIDILARQAPVARDLRVVVTALRVSSSLERMGDMAEHIAQLARQRFPEKVVPKGLRGTFKEMGKHDVAMSQKLTRLLATEDIALAAEIRDEDDAVDELHASVFDFVLGEAWKGGPVDTVDATLASRYHERFADHAVSIAKKVEYLATGDWAGAANVTTSPA, from the coding sequence ATGCGCGAAGTGTTCCAGCAGGAGCTCCAGGACGTCCAAGAGCGTCTGACCGAGATCGCCGGGCTCGTCGAGTCCGCCATCACCCGAGCCACCGAGGCGTTCAGCGAGTCGGACGTCTCCCTCGCCGAAGAGGTGATCGCCGACGACGCGAAGATCGACGCGGCCGCATCCGCCCTGGACGAGGTCGCCATCGACATCCTCGCCCGCCAGGCACCCGTCGCCCGTGACCTCCGCGTGGTCGTCACCGCCCTCCGCGTCAGCTCGTCGCTCGAGCGGATGGGCGACATGGCCGAGCACATCGCGCAGCTCGCCCGCCAGCGGTTCCCCGAGAAGGTCGTCCCGAAGGGCCTGCGCGGCACCTTCAAGGAGATGGGCAAGCACGACGTCGCGATGTCGCAGAAGCTCACGCGCCTGCTCGCCACCGAGGACATCGCGCTGGCCGCCGAGATCCGCGACGAAGACGACGCCGTCGACGAGCTGCACGCCAGCGTCTTCGACTTCGTGCTCGGCGAGGCGTGGAAGGGCGGGCCGGTCGACACGGTCGACGCGACCCTCGCCAGCCGGTACCACGAGCGGTTCGCCGACCACGCGGTCTCGATCGCGAAGAAGGTCGAGTACCTGGCGACCGGCGACTGGGCCGGCGCGGCCAACGTCACGACGTCCCCGGCCTGA
- a CDS encoding DNA modification methylase, translating to MSVAVAATIALGATGCEFLSPSRTQEIRQITDGVDVSTGTIDVRNALLISDSGKDARFIGTLVNTGNEERTVTLEVDGVDQTVVVPANDTTVLADDGQHDTVDFDDVSAKPGSLVKMYFSYDGAEGASATVPVLTSAQEQYETLAPTPTPTSTPTAPSNSGTQPTGDATAPGTQSGSQSDSSEGDSGTN from the coding sequence GTGTCCGTCGCCGTCGCTGCGACGATCGCCCTCGGTGCGACCGGCTGCGAATTCTTGTCGCCGTCCCGCACCCAGGAGATCCGTCAGATCACCGACGGGGTGGACGTGTCGACCGGCACGATCGACGTGCGGAACGCCCTGCTCATCTCCGACAGCGGGAAGGACGCGCGGTTCATCGGCACGCTGGTGAACACCGGCAACGAGGAGCGCACCGTCACGCTCGAGGTGGACGGCGTCGACCAGACCGTCGTCGTCCCGGCGAACGACACCACCGTCCTGGCCGACGACGGCCAGCACGACACCGTCGACTTCGACGACGTCAGCGCGAAGCCCGGGTCGCTCGTGAAGATGTACTTCTCCTACGACGGCGCCGAGGGCGCTTCGGCCACGGTGCCGGTCCTCACCAGTGCGCAGGAGCAGTACGAGACGCTCGCACCGACCCCCACCCCGACGTCGACACCGACCGCGCCGTCGAACAGCGGCACCCAGCCGACCGGCGACGCCACGGCTCCGGGCACGCAGAGCGGCTCGCAGTCGGACTCCTCCGAAGGCGACAGCGGCACGAACTGA
- the ispD gene encoding 2-C-methyl-D-erythritol 4-phosphate cytidylyltransferase, producing the protein MAARAVVVVAAGSGTRLGLGTAKAFVPVAGERMLVRALRTVLSLAEPTLVVVVAPADRMDEGRTLVAEVAGAASEYITVVPGGADRHASVQAGLAVLPDSVATVLVHDAARCLTPASQFERVFAAVGSGDSVGVVPALPVTDTVKRVAGDVVVETVDRSALVGVQTPQGFPLAALRRAYAVAERAATDDAGVFQAAGGVVRTVPGDADAFKVTTRWDLGRAEAVVAERAGVRSVDPRVDVRVGLGVDVHAFDPDVPCRVGMLDFPGEPGLSGHSDGDAVAHAVCDALLSAGGLGDIGGRFGTSDPRFAGASGDVFVRGAVELLRDAGLEPVRVTVQVIGNRPRIGARRDEMQDALAAAVGAPVAVSGTTTDGLGFTGRGEGLTAIATALVRSR; encoded by the coding sequence CTGGCAGCCCGTGCGGTCGTCGTCGTTGCGGCCGGGTCCGGTACCCGCCTCGGCCTCGGCACCGCGAAGGCGTTCGTCCCGGTCGCGGGGGAGCGCATGCTGGTCCGCGCCTTGCGGACCGTCCTGAGCCTCGCCGAGCCGACCCTGGTGGTCGTCGTCGCACCGGCTGACCGGATGGACGAAGGCCGTACGCTCGTCGCCGAGGTCGCCGGGGCTGCTTCCGAGTACATCACGGTCGTGCCGGGAGGAGCGGATCGCCACGCGTCGGTCCAGGCCGGCCTGGCCGTGCTGCCGGACTCGGTCGCGACCGTGCTCGTGCACGATGCCGCGCGCTGTCTGACGCCGGCGTCGCAGTTCGAGCGGGTGTTCGCCGCGGTCGGGTCGGGGGACAGTGTCGGGGTGGTGCCCGCGCTGCCGGTCACCGACACCGTCAAGCGGGTCGCGGGTGACGTCGTCGTCGAGACCGTCGACCGATCCGCACTCGTCGGGGTCCAGACCCCGCAGGGCTTCCCGCTTGCCGCACTCCGTCGGGCGTACGCCGTGGCGGAGCGGGCCGCGACCGACGACGCCGGGGTGTTCCAGGCAGCCGGCGGTGTCGTCCGCACCGTGCCGGGTGACGCCGACGCGTTCAAGGTCACCACGCGGTGGGACCTCGGTCGTGCCGAGGCCGTCGTCGCCGAACGAGCCGGAGTCCGCTCCGTCGACCCACGAGTCGACGTCCGCGTCGGGCTCGGCGTCGACGTGCACGCGTTCGACCCCGACGTGCCGTGCCGCGTCGGCATGCTCGACTTCCCCGGCGAGCCCGGTCTCTCCGGCCACAGCGACGGGGACGCGGTCGCCCACGCGGTCTGCGACGCCCTGCTCTCGGCCGGTGGACTCGGGGACATCGGCGGCCGGTTCGGCACCTCGGACCCGCGGTTCGCCGGCGCTTCCGGGGACGTCTTCGTCCGTGGTGCCGTCGAACTGCTGCGGGACGCCGGACTCGAGCCCGTGCGGGTCACGGTCCAGGTGATCGGCAACCGCCCGCGCATCGGCGCCCGTCGTGACGAGATGCAGGACGCCCTGGCCGCGGCGGTGGGCGCTCCCGTGGCGGTGTCCGGCACGACGACCGACGGTCTCGGCTTCACCGGTCGTGGCGAGGGGCTCACCGCGATCGCGACGGCGCTCGTCCGCTCCCGCTGA
- the cysS gene encoding cysteine--tRNA ligase, translating to MTVRLYDSRAADVVDLVPLVDGQVSIYVCGPTVQSSPHIGHLRSALVYDIWRRWLSHRGYRVTLVRNVTDIDDKVLDLADGTDEPWWARAYRVELEFTAAYTSLGILPPTYEPRATASIPQMQDIITRLVERGHAYPAADGSGDVYFDTASWPEYGALTRQRRDDMVDATDADPRGKRDARDFALWKGSKPGEPSTASWDSPWGAGRPGWHIECSAMSRRYLGPAFDIHGGGLDLRFPHHENELAQSTAVGDAFASYWLHNGLVSVGGQKMSKSLGNSIFATEFLGAARPVVVRYFLGAAHYRSTIDHHDGSLAEAEAALDRIEGFLARAAERLEGVRPTDAPAVPQGFADAMDDDLAVPQALAVLHETVRSGNAALDADDAEALGVAYHQVAAMVEVLGIDPRAPHWSGGTHDTSAAPLAALVERLVQERADARAARDFATADRVRDDLAGAGITIEDTPSGTRWSIA from the coding sequence GTGACCGTTCGCCTGTACGACTCCCGCGCCGCCGACGTCGTCGACCTCGTGCCCCTGGTCGACGGACAGGTCAGCATCTACGTCTGCGGTCCGACGGTGCAGTCCTCGCCGCACATCGGGCACCTCCGGTCCGCCCTGGTCTACGACATCTGGCGTCGCTGGCTCAGCCACCGCGGGTACCGCGTCACGCTCGTCCGCAACGTCACCGACATCGACGACAAGGTCCTCGACCTGGCCGACGGCACCGACGAGCCCTGGTGGGCGCGCGCGTACCGCGTCGAGCTCGAGTTCACGGCCGCGTACACGTCGCTCGGCATCCTGCCCCCGACCTACGAGCCCCGGGCGACGGCGAGCATCCCGCAGATGCAGGACATCATCACGCGGCTGGTCGAGCGTGGTCACGCCTACCCGGCAGCGGATGGCAGCGGGGACGTCTACTTCGACACCGCGAGCTGGCCCGAGTACGGCGCCCTCACCCGGCAGCGGCGTGACGACATGGTCGACGCCACCGACGCCGATCCCCGCGGCAAGCGGGACGCCCGTGACTTCGCGCTCTGGAAGGGCAGCAAGCCGGGGGAGCCCTCGACCGCCAGCTGGGACTCGCCGTGGGGCGCGGGTCGCCCCGGGTGGCACATCGAGTGCTCCGCGATGTCCCGGCGCTACCTCGGGCCCGCGTTCGACATCCACGGCGGCGGACTGGACCTGCGCTTCCCGCACCACGAGAACGAACTCGCACAGTCGACCGCTGTCGGGGACGCCTTCGCCTCGTACTGGCTGCACAACGGACTCGTCTCCGTCGGCGGCCAGAAGATGTCGAAGTCGCTCGGCAACTCGATCTTCGCCACGGAATTCCTCGGCGCCGCACGTCCGGTCGTCGTCCGCTACTTCCTCGGCGCCGCCCACTACCGGTCCACGATCGACCACCACGACGGCTCCCTGGCCGAGGCCGAAGCCGCGCTCGACCGCATCGAGGGCTTCCTCGCCCGTGCTGCCGAACGCCTCGAAGGCGTCCGACCGACCGACGCCCCGGCCGTGCCGCAGGGCTTCGCCGACGCGATGGACGACGACCTGGCGGTACCCCAGGCGCTGGCGGTGCTGCACGAGACCGTCCGCTCCGGCAACGCCGCGCTCGACGCCGACGATGCGGAAGCGCTCGGCGTCGCGTACCATCAGGTGGCTGCGATGGTCGAGGTGCTCGGCATCGACCCGCGTGCACCGCACTGGTCGGGTGGGACGCACGACACCTCCGCAGCACCGCTCGCCGCCCTCGTCGAACGCCTCGTACAGGAGCGCGCCGACGCCAGGGCCGCACGGGACTTCGCCACGGCCGACCGCGTCCGGGACGATCTCGCAGGCGCGGGCATCACGATCGAGGACACACCGTCCGGAACACGCTGGAGCATCGCCTGA
- a CDS encoding ATP-binding protein, whose product MDNAWLVPLSMLLGGVFGAGVVVLIITAERTARAADVAERSLPDGVAAVIATMHNPAVVVDPSNTVVAASPQALAVGLVVRRKLVHDELAALVDRVRRSGEMGAEDLELPRGGRGDVMGYLSFRAAQLGNRYVLVTADDLTESRRIDEVRRDFVANISHELKTPIGAIGLLSETLVIAADDPAHVRKFAAQLVTESERLGALTKDIIELSRLQSVDALEASEETGIDKVVQAAIDGNEVVARARGIELVRAKKSKLRVMGDPGLLQVAVSNLIANAVKYSPDNTRVGVGVRGTKGFVEIAVTDQGVGIPEADLDRVFERFYRVDPARSRATGGTGLGLAIVKHIISNHGGDVRVWSQPGKGSTFTIRIPEADPELTTALEEQMEEQPS is encoded by the coding sequence ATGGACAACGCGTGGCTCGTGCCACTGTCGATGCTCCTCGGCGGTGTGTTCGGCGCGGGCGTCGTGGTGCTGATCATCACCGCCGAGCGGACGGCACGTGCAGCCGACGTGGCGGAGCGGAGCCTGCCCGACGGGGTCGCGGCCGTGATCGCCACGATGCACAACCCCGCCGTGGTCGTGGACCCCTCGAACACGGTCGTCGCGGCGTCGCCCCAGGCGCTGGCGGTCGGCCTGGTCGTGCGCCGGAAGCTCGTGCACGACGAGCTCGCCGCGCTGGTGGACCGGGTCCGGCGGAGCGGGGAGATGGGCGCCGAGGACCTCGAGCTGCCCCGCGGTGGTCGGGGTGACGTGATGGGCTACCTGAGCTTCCGGGCCGCGCAGCTCGGCAACCGGTACGTGCTCGTGACGGCCGACGACCTGACCGAGAGCCGTCGCATCGACGAGGTCCGGCGTGACTTCGTCGCCAACATCTCGCACGAGCTGAAGACCCCGATCGGCGCGATCGGCCTGCTGTCCGAGACCCTCGTCATCGCTGCCGACGACCCCGCGCACGTCCGGAAGTTCGCCGCGCAGCTCGTCACCGAGTCCGAACGGCTGGGTGCCCTGACGAAGGACATCATCGAGCTGTCCCGGCTGCAGTCCGTCGACGCGCTCGAGGCCAGCGAGGAGACCGGCATCGACAAGGTCGTGCAGGCCGCGATCGACGGCAACGAGGTCGTCGCCCGCGCCCGGGGCATCGAACTCGTCCGCGCGAAGAAGTCGAAGCTCCGCGTGATGGGGGACCCGGGCCTGCTGCAGGTGGCGGTGTCGAACCTCATCGCGAACGCGGTCAAGTACTCCCCGGACAACACCCGCGTCGGCGTGGGCGTCCGCGGCACCAAGGGCTTCGTGGAGATCGCCGTCACCGACCAGGGTGTCGGCATCCCCGAGGCCGACCTCGACCGCGTGTTCGAACGGTTCTACCGCGTCGACCCCGCGCGCTCGCGAGCGACCGGCGGCACCGGACTGGGCCTGGCGATCGTCAAGCACATCATCAGCAACCACGGCGGTGACGTCCGCGTCTGGTCGCAGCCCGGCAAGGGCTCGACCTTCACGATCCGCATCCCCGAAGCCGACCCCGAACTGACCACAGCACTCGAAGAGCAAATGGAAGAGCAGCCATCGTGA
- the rlmB gene encoding 23S rRNA (guanosine(2251)-2'-O)-methyltransferase RlmB codes for MKNVSGSKKGRPGAVRTGRKGNKQVGSGGQGAQALEGRKPTPKAEDRPYHPAGKRKAAKERFEAARTRRGGSSASAPQTRTGGRPPARKTDDSELVTGRNSVLEALRTKTPSTTLYVAARIEVDDRVKEILTLANHRGVPIMEIMRPELDRITGHDSVHQGVALKVPAYEYAVSEDLVERAFSRDQVPLLVALDGITDPRNLGAIIRSTAAFGGHGVIVPQRRSVGVTASAWKTSAGAAARTPVAMAPNLTQTLKSLKSMGLFVLGLDGDGDVELDALALADRPIVIVVGSEGKGLSRLVTETCDAIVSIPISSATESLNAGIAASVTLWEVARRRRSA; via the coding sequence ATGAAGAACGTCTCGGGGAGCAAGAAGGGTCGTCCGGGCGCTGTCCGTACCGGCCGCAAGGGCAACAAGCAGGTCGGCTCCGGCGGACAGGGTGCCCAGGCACTCGAGGGTCGCAAGCCGACCCCGAAGGCCGAGGACCGCCCGTACCACCCGGCCGGCAAGCGCAAGGCCGCCAAGGAGCGCTTCGAAGCGGCCCGCACCCGTCGTGGTGGCAGCAGCGCCTCGGCGCCGCAGACCCGCACCGGTGGTCGCCCGCCCGCTCGGAAGACCGACGACAGCGAGCTGGTGACCGGTCGCAACTCCGTGCTCGAGGCGCTCCGCACCAAGACGCCGTCGACGACGCTCTACGTTGCCGCCCGCATCGAGGTCGACGACCGCGTCAAGGAGATCCTGACGCTTGCGAACCACCGTGGTGTGCCGATCATGGAGATCATGCGCCCGGAGCTCGACCGCATCACGGGGCACGACAGCGTGCACCAGGGCGTCGCGCTCAAGGTCCCGGCGTACGAGTACGCCGTGTCCGAGGACCTGGTCGAGCGGGCGTTCTCGCGCGACCAGGTGCCGCTGCTCGTGGCCCTCGACGGCATCACCGACCCGCGCAACCTCGGTGCGATCATCCGCTCCACGGCGGCGTTCGGCGGCCACGGCGTCATCGTGCCGCAGCGTCGTTCGGTCGGCGTGACCGCGTCGGCGTGGAAGACCTCCGCCGGCGCCGCCGCCCGCACGCCCGTCGCGATGGCCCCGAACCTGACGCAGACCCTCAAGTCGCTGAAGTCGATGGGTCTGTTCGTGCTCGGACTCGACGGGGACGGGGACGTCGAGCTCGACGCCCTGGCACTCGCCGACCGGCCGATCGTCATCGTCGTCGGTTCCGAGGGCAAGGGTCTGTCCCGCCTGGTCACCGAGACGTGCGACGCGATCGTGTCGATCCCGATCTCGAGCGCGACGGAGTCCCTCAACGCCGGCATCGCGGCGAGCGTCACCCTGTGGGAGGTCGCGCGCCGCCGTCGCTCCGCGTAG
- a CDS encoding CarD family transcriptional regulator: MQFEVGETVVYPHHGAATISEVKTRVIKGEEKVYLKLRVTQGDLTIEVPADNVDLVGVRDVIGKEGLDKVFEVLRAPFTEEPTNWSRRYKANLEKLASGDVIKVSEVVRDLWRRDQDRGLSAGEKRMLAKARQILISELALAEKTDEDKASTVLDEVLAS; this comes from the coding sequence ATGCAATTCGAGGTCGGCGAGACCGTCGTCTACCCCCATCACGGGGCGGCAACCATCTCTGAAGTCAAGACTCGCGTCATCAAGGGCGAGGAAAAGGTCTACCTGAAGCTTCGGGTCACGCAGGGTGACCTGACGATCGAGGTCCCGGCGGACAACGTCGACCTGGTCGGCGTCCGCGACGTGATCGGCAAGGAAGGGCTCGACAAGGTGTTCGAGGTCCTCCGGGCACCCTTCACCGAGGAGCCCACCAACTGGTCGCGCCGCTACAAGGCGAACCTCGAGAAGCTCGCTTCGGGTGACGTCATCAAGGTGTCCGAGGTCGTCCGCGACCTCTGGCGCCGCGATCAGGACCGCGGCCTCTCCGCGGGTGAGAAGCGGATGCTGGCCAAGGCGCGCCAGATCCTCATCTCCGAGCTGGCCCTGGCCGAGAAGACCGACGAGGACAAGGCATCGACCGTCCTCGACGAGGTCCTCGCGTCCTGA
- a CDS encoding AAA family ATPase: MAQVAIIVNGMPGSGKSTVGAALAEVLGCPFLSKDRVKEPLADIAGPMIPSRTLGGIAMDTLWSMAGAVENGVVVDAVLLPSRDRDHLEAGLTTAGSPRVVEVWCDVDRATAEARLRERYEPGTLPVRHEVHGDLTDILAFWDEHEATAGPVGVGPVVRIATDRPYDVGSLVQEIAAHFS; encoded by the coding sequence ATGGCCCAGGTCGCGATCATCGTCAACGGCATGCCCGGTTCCGGCAAGAGCACGGTGGGCGCCGCCCTCGCCGAGGTGCTCGGCTGCCCCTTCCTGTCGAAGGACCGGGTGAAGGAACCGCTCGCCGACATCGCCGGCCCGATGATCCCCTCGCGCACGCTCGGCGGCATCGCCATGGACACGCTCTGGTCCATGGCCGGAGCGGTCGAGAACGGGGTCGTCGTCGACGCCGTCCTCCTGCCGTCACGTGACCGGGACCACCTGGAGGCCGGACTCACCACCGCCGGGTCACCCCGCGTCGTCGAGGTGTGGTGCGACGTCGACCGGGCGACCGCCGAGGCCCGCCTGCGGGAACGGTACGAACCAGGCACGCTGCCGGTCCGCCACGAGGTCCACGGTGACCTCACCGACATCCTGGCGTTCTGGGACGAACACGAGGCGACCGCCGGCCCCGTCGGTGTGGGACCGGTCGTCCGGATCGCCACGGATCGGCCGTACGACGTCGGATCGCTCGTGCAGGAGATCGCCGCCCACTTCAGCTGA
- a CDS encoding DUF4032 domain-containing protein, translating into MPDSMTITAATVDPGLLDLPWDLPLDAWPEETIVALPKGISRHLVRFVHLSGYVVAVKETSAELARSEYDMLRTLQRMDVPCVDPVAVITNRVGREGEELQPVLVTRHLRFSLPYRALYSQTLRPDTATRLVDALALLLVRLHVIGFYWGDVSLSNTLFRRDAGSFAAYLVDAETGKLYPGGLSNGQRENDLEVARVNIAGELLDLEAGGRLDENADPVDVSNRIVAQYRTLWTELTGTEQFDAAERWRINDRVERLNALGFDIEELSIRTADAGSQVRIQPKVVDAGHHQRRLLRLTGLDAEENQARRLLNDLDAYRARNGREELDEEMVAHEWVSRVFEPVVRAIPRDLRGRLEPAEVFHELLEHRWFMSQQEERSVSLPEATTAYINDVLRHRRDERTLINPPTSSIALPLDDEDDVDDWRASV; encoded by the coding sequence GTGCCCGACTCCATGACCATCACCGCCGCCACCGTCGATCCCGGCCTGCTCGACCTGCCGTGGGACCTGCCCCTCGACGCCTGGCCGGAGGAGACGATCGTCGCGCTGCCGAAGGGCATCTCGCGCCACCTGGTGCGGTTCGTGCACCTCAGCGGGTACGTCGTCGCGGTGAAGGAGACCAGCGCCGAGCTGGCCCGGTCCGAGTACGACATGCTCCGCACCCTGCAGCGGATGGACGTGCCGTGCGTCGACCCCGTCGCGGTGATCACCAACCGGGTCGGCCGCGAGGGCGAGGAACTCCAGCCCGTCCTGGTCACCCGGCACCTGCGCTTCTCGCTCCCGTACCGCGCGCTGTACTCGCAGACGTTGCGCCCGGACACCGCGACCCGGCTCGTGGACGCCCTCGCGCTCCTGCTCGTCCGGCTGCACGTCATCGGTTTCTACTGGGGTGACGTCTCGCTGTCGAACACGCTGTTCCGGCGTGACGCGGGCTCGTTCGCGGCCTACCTGGTCGACGCCGAGACCGGCAAGCTCTACCCGGGCGGACTGTCGAACGGGCAGCGCGAGAACGACCTCGAGGTGGCCCGCGTGAACATCGCCGGGGAGCTCCTGGACCTCGAGGCCGGCGGGCGCCTGGACGAGAACGCCGACCCCGTCGACGTGTCGAACCGGATCGTGGCGCAGTACCGCACGCTGTGGACCGAGCTGACCGGCACCGAGCAGTTCGACGCGGCCGAGCGGTGGCGCATCAACGACCGCGTCGAGCGACTCAACGCCCTCGGCTTCGACATCGAGGAACTGTCGATCCGCACGGCCGACGCCGGTTCCCAGGTCCGGATCCAGCCGAAGGTCGTCGACGCCGGACACCACCAACGTCGTCTGCTGCGCCTGACCGGTCTGGACGCCGAGGAGAACCAGGCCCGACGACTGCTCAACGACCTCGACGCGTACCGGGCTCGCAACGGCCGCGAGGAGCTCGACGAGGAGATGGTCGCGCACGAGTGGGTCTCGCGGGTGTTCGAGCCCGTCGTCCGGGCCATCCCCCGCGACCTGCGTGGGCGACTCGAGCCGGCCGAGGTGTTCCACGAGCTGCTCGAGCACCGCTGGTTCATGTCCCAGCAAGAGGAGCGATCGGTCTCGCTGCCCGAGGCGACGACCGCGTACATCAACGACGTGCTGCGGCACCGCCGGGACGAGCGGACGCTGATCAACCCGCCGACGTCGTCGATCGCGCTGCCCCTCGACGACGAGGACGACGTCGACGACTGGCGCGCGTCCGTCTGA
- the ugpC gene encoding sn-glycerol-3-phosphate ABC transporter ATP-binding protein UgpC, translating to MASVTYDKATRLYPGGNRPAVDSLDLDVADGEFLVLVGPSGCGKSTSLRMLAGLEEVNSGAIRIGDRDVTDVPPKDRDIAMVFQNYALYPHMTVAENMGFALKIAGVGKEERATRVQEAAKLLDLEQYLGRKPKALSGGQRQRVAMGRAIVRQPQVFLMDEPLSNLDAKLRVQTRTQIASLQRRLGVTTVYVTHDQTEALTMGDRIAVLKDGILQQVGSPRDLYEKPNNVFVAGFIGSPAMNLLPASVVEGGITFGTLNHPVDRDTLSNARSAQVTVGVRPEDIIVSNSGEGLPVTVDVVEELGADGYLYGHADVNGTRTDIVTRVDGRNHPSIGDTVVVSPKQGHVHMFDSESGERLDDKAVISA from the coding sequence ATGGCGTCCGTCACCTATGACAAGGCAACCCGTCTGTACCCCGGAGGCAACCGCCCCGCGGTGGACTCCCTCGACCTGGACGTCGCCGACGGCGAGTTCCTCGTCCTCGTCGGCCCCTCGGGCTGTGGCAAGTCCACTTCCCTGCGCATGCTGGCCGGCCTCGAAGAGGTCAACTCCGGCGCGATCCGCATCGGCGACCGCGACGTCACCGACGTCCCGCCGAAGGACCGCGACATCGCGATGGTGTTCCAGAACTACGCGCTGTACCCGCACATGACCGTCGCCGAGAACATGGGCTTCGCGCTCAAGATCGCCGGCGTCGGCAAGGAAGAGCGCGCCACCCGCGTGCAGGAAGCCGCGAAGCTCCTCGACCTCGAGCAGTACCTCGGCCGCAAGCCGAAGGCGCTCTCCGGTGGTCAGCGTCAGCGCGTCGCGATGGGCCGTGCGATCGTCCGTCAGCCGCAGGTGTTCCTCATGGACGAGCCGCTGTCGAACCTCGACGCCAAGCTCCGCGTCCAGACCCGTACCCAGATCGCGTCGCTGCAGCGTCGTCTCGGCGTCACGACCGTCTACGTCACGCACGACCAGACCGAGGCCCTGACCATGGGTGACCGCATCGCGGTCCTCAAGGACGGCATCCTGCAGCAGGTCGGCAGCCCCCGCGACCTGTACGAGAAGCCGAACAACGTGTTCGTCGCCGGCTTCATCGGCTCGCCCGCGATGAACCTGCTCCCGGCCTCCGTGGTCGAGGGCGGCATCACCTTCGGCACGCTGAACCACCCGGTCGACCGCGACACGCTGTCGAACGCCCGCTCGGCCCAGGTCACGGTCGGCGTCCGCCCCGAGGACATCATCGTGTCCAACTCGGGCGAGGGCCTGCCGGTCACGGTCGACGTCGTCGAAGAGCTCGGCGCCGACGGCTACCTCTACGGCCACGCCGACGTGAACGGTACCCGTACCGACATCGTCACCCGCGTGGACGGCCGCAACCACCCGTCGATCGGCGACACCGTCGTCGTGAGCCCGAAGCAGGGCCACGTGCACATGTTCGACTCGGAGTCGGGCGAGCGCCTCGACGACAAGGCCGTCATCAGCGCGTAA